Genomic DNA from Triticum dicoccoides isolate Atlit2015 ecotype Zavitan chromosome 4B, WEW_v2.0, whole genome shotgun sequence:
ACAAATCGATCACAACAAATGCAGTTGATTCCCAACTTTCCTCATGAGCAGCCACCAGAAATAATGCATTTCGATGCCAAGCACAACGACGACTTGCCGCCCGCAGATTCCCCACCTCCTCTCTCGCAAAAACGCAAATATCCCTGCTGCTGTTGCGTCACAAAAGGAGTGTGTTAATCTTGTGTGAGTTTCTACTCGGTGCACTGCTTCAGGATGTAGCTTGTGCAATTCTACTCTGCTAAGAAACAATAACAGCTTTCTTGCAATGAGGTGATCTTTATACTTGTAAGAAACTGAACATGGTTGGCACTTGCATTTTAAAAATCTGAACGTAAATTGCAGTAAATGTAGAACAAAACAGTAGCACCGAGATGCAGAAAGACTGCAACAAACAATAACTACTTTCAGAACTCTCCGATATCTAGTCAAGGGAACAACTGGCTAACAATGTGAACTGAAATACAAGTATAACAAGTCACAAGTAAGCCACCATAAAAATTAGGTCGGGAACAtattcctaagaagaagaagaagcaaatagGTGAGCACTTAAAAGCCAATTTCTTATTTTCTGTGCGCACAACAAAGAACAGCAAAGGTTGAAAAACATATCCTCAAAAATTAAGAGATTGTGCAGTGGAAGAAAAATGGAAAACAAGAAAATTTGCATCCTCAAAGATGAAGGGATTGTGATGTACAAAAAAAGTAATATGCATAAAGGGATTCTTGTCAGAGTCACAGATGCATATCTGAAGTTAATTATATTCAAAGATTATTATAATTACTTTCCAGAGCTAGCAGTGCTGTGCTTTTCTCTCAATAAATGAGAGAACACAAACACAAACAGTAGGAACAAATTGGTCAATGGGGCCTAGCAGCAAATGCAACATTTTCTAGCAGAATTGTACCAATAGTTTGAAATCATCTAAAGGTTTCTAGGCATAACCATCAAGATAGAATAGCACGATCTTCCAATTTTCAATGTCAACCAGATATTATTTTGCATCATCAGCAAAGTAATTAATAGTGGTAAACTCATACCCGAAAAATCCCATTCATTCATTTCCTCATATGGCAAACAAGTGCAGACTTCAGCGAGAAGCTTCAACTTCATGTCCAGTGCTCCCATCATCACCAATCAAACAAGGAGGCCAGGCCATATGATACGGAAAGGCACAGTCATCAAATGTGCCGTGGATTAGTAACTCGATCTCCATGGTCTCCAATGAAAGGTAGAAGAACCAGGTGCGCTGTGTGCCAGCAAGAGTCATGCGTGTCATGGAGAAGTAGACACATCCAGACCTCACTTGCACAACCCTGACTTGGCCCTCCAAGCCCCGAGTGACCCGTTCAATTTCTGCACTGCAAGAGACTATGTTCTGCCGCGCCCAAATCCCAATTCCATCACTGCCCACACTACGGATCCAAACATGGAGGCGAAAATCATCGGATGCATGGGCAATGCAGAGTTTTCCATCCTTGGTATCCCCAAGGATGAAATCGTCTTGCCAGTAATCAATAGTTGTGTGTGAGGGTAGATCCAGAGAGGAGACATCCATGGTGGCTGTGTTGATCCTGATAATGCGTCCTTCGCCATAGAAAGGCCAGTAAACTGAACCATCCACCAGCGTGCCTGCACCGTACTTGAGGCTGTTGTCACCACCGATCTCCGCCCACGGGTGGACGGCCCAACCCCTTGTATCTGACGAGAAGACGGCGGCACGAACCCTAGAGACGTCGGCGCAGAGGCAGACCACACGGAACGACCGGGGGTTCTCCTCGGAAGTCAGCAGGTGGAAACCAAGGAAGGCGAAATCGCGGAGACTCCCATCCGCGACATCATCGGGGAAGGAGATGACGTCCACAGCCCAGGTCATGGGGTTCACCACAGCCACGGCCCAGAGAGTATTCCACAGGAGGATGTAACCGTCGCGGCAGTCCGTGACAGTCCAGGCGTCGTCCAGcgggagggaggtgaggaagaagtcgccgcggcggagggcggcggtgacgacgggatCCGAGCGGCGCAGGGGGGCGAAGGAGGGGGCGGTGTCGTCGTCCACTTTAAGGAAGATCCCGAGGAGGGGCGCCGGGTGGATGGCGCGGAAGAGGCGGCGGAAGGACGGGGAGGAGCGGACGGCGCCGAGCCATGGGCGGCAGGTGAGCGCGGCGCGGACGAGGGCCGGCAGGTTGGGCAGGCGGAGGAAGATGTCGAGAAGTTGGTCTTGGCCGAGGGAGGATATGGTGGTGGTGGTTCCGTCGCCGGCGGTAGCgagggcagtggtggcgagggtggTGGAGGGGATGGACGGAGGTTTCGCTGCTGGCGCAGcccccgacggcggcggcggctcggtggACATTGCTCGAGAGTGGGTGGATTGAGATTCTGGATCCCCACAGGCGGGCTGGTCGGCTACTTGTGTATAGTACGCATGGCCCAAGCCCATTATATATATAGGCTTAATGCTTTGAGCCCATGTACGCAATAGTCAAAGTAGCCCATGCTTTGGAATTAGACAGAGGTTTCTTTTTTTGCACCTAGTACTACTATATACTTACTCAAAAAAAAACCTAATACTATATATAACAGTGATAGGTTTTCATGAAGAATAAAGAACAATGGgagattttctcaaaaaaaaaaacagtgAGAGATGGACTTTTATGGGATGAATATATAATCAGGTCATGATAAAAAAAAATCGAATAAGAAGGGTATTCGCATGTTAAATTTTAGGGGCACACAATATCCTGAAAAGTAAGGAACAAGTGAGACTATAAATTAAGTTTTCTGTTCCTCACATCATTGTGTTTTCTTGTGTCATGAAATAAACACAATACTTACAACCTCTATGTTGCTTTGGGATGCTGTGTTGGGAGTAATAGAATACAAAGTACTCTATAAGACTAATATAATAATATTGATATACCATCAAATATGGAGTTGATATTGTTACAATTTGGATCCCATCACAATCTAGTCGACACATATGCCAAGTTCTGTGTGTGATCATATATTCGCACGCACAACAATGATCACACGGCTGATCTTCATCTTATACGCGGAGCAACATATAAGGTGCTACAGTACTTGAAGATtatgaaaggacatgtggtgcccccatgtgtggttttggtaattgatgacaatctctatggacttcatattattattgcttacgcacttcatattgtcttttagagtagtcccgcttgtttttcaaagtcgcgttgtggatgaactcgcacacgtagtatccatagaaatcattcccttcttcctgccacaagcactttacgagaaatagaggtcaatcaaactgataatgaagcattataaatggcattgatgaaagtgaaaggacatgtggtgcccccatgtgtggttttggtaattgatgacaatctctatggactaatggttgccttgagttatatttgaagggtttgcccataggcttttcttggagtccatttgttggtttcaatgagagtttgtgatgaccaaggtgctattaaggaattatccaaagattggtcatgtgagtgttgagcttattgcaagcatgtcttgaagaagaagattgtgtgatcattcatgtttaccttcaagacatcatccaaatgaagagagttggaaagattcaaggttgatcaagactaagtcaaagaatgaatcaagttgatcaacacacaaagcatagaagatgtaccgagagggatcaagcgatcccatggtatggtaagcatggtcaattacgctttgtgtactaacccatggtcttcgtgagagttctttgtggggttaggttgcggtgtgcaagttcaagtaggatcatcacgaagagatcatatgcttgaagcttgccgtccattgtggcgacaatggacttgtgaagatgtgcagaagagtggctcacccatagtggagtatgggggagcaatctctagtcttcatcgagccaaagcattcaagaaaggtggtccatcttgaggaggagaagatcgtcatcatctagctcaagtggatcatgtgcaaggcaaaggtttgcccttgataggttttctgttTTACCGATCTcacggtagttgtgggagaccgggttataggattgattgccgtactatcaagggaggctctcgatgagttgcttgatcgtatcgttcgtagagagctcaaaccattgcatccttgcatcatctttttggttcttgtttggttcttctccttgtgagatttggagcttatggtcatttttatgacaagctcgagttcatcgaaagcggagttctcatgcatcttctatgatgtttttgatgttggagggtatgccggttcttctcggttggaggtttcactcctttgtttgctaagcatacctcccctacctcttcttactataaccagtcgctgttttgatgctactcgtcttgctctatccaacaagcttttgctcaattcggagttcatatgaagaagttatggcagttctggttttccttggagtaTTCTTTGTTTTCGTGGTTGTGGCATAAGGttggtgccagcggtagtaccactgggccggagcggtagtaccgcttatcgccacaagcggtagtaccgctgtcccacagcggtagtaccgcccatggccataagcggtagtacggctccggttccgcgctggtaccgcctcgattcgagaccgatgtttttcgtgtctggttttgcggtactaggagcggtagtagtggcggtagtaccgctccaagcggtagtaccgttcttactcccacggtagtaccgccctgccctagcggtagtaccgctctgtacgGGGATGTACAGTgaggtaacggttggattttccccctcctataaaagggggtcttcttccccaatgaaccttatcctttgagctcgtgtttttcctccattgttgaccttcttcgagcttgctaactctcaatccctccatggattcttgctagtttttgagggaaaagagagaggagatctagatccacgtttccaccaatcactttctcctctaagtgaggggaaccccttggatctaggtcttggagttcttcgtgttcttctttcgttcttcctctcattttcctccctagcattagttgctttggtgggatttgggagagaaggacttgggcactccgtgtgcccttgccattgcatttggtgcatcgatttgagttctccacggtgatacgtggaagtgaagtttgagaagcttattactcttgagtGTTtgcgcaccctagagcttgttccttttgggtgccttggtgccctagacggttggtggtgttcggagctcaatcattgtggtgtaaagctccgggcaagcgtcagggtctctaattaggttgtggagatcgccccgagcaatttgacgggtaccggtgaccgcccccaagggttgccaaagtgtacgggttcggtgaccgcccccaagggtcgccatttgtacgggttcggtgaccgccctcaagggtcccttagtggaatcacggcatcttgcattgtgcgagggcgtgaggagattacggtggccctagtggcttcttggggagcattgtgcctccacaccgctccaaacggagattagcatccgcaagggtgtgaacttcgggatacatcgtcgtctccgcgtgcctcggttatctcttacccgagcccctttacttatgcactttactttgtgatagccatattgttctttgtcatatatcttgctatcacatagttgcttatcttgcttagcataagttgttggtgcacataggtgagcctagttgttgtaggttttgtgcttgacaaattaaccgctaggtttattccgcatttgttcaagcctaaaccgtaattattttaaagcgcctattcaccccccccccctctaggcgacatcctcgatctttcagatTATTTCTCGATGGAGAGAGTGGATCACCCCCTTCATAGAACACCCCATTTACTCAACTTCTTCGTTACCATAAGATCGGTAGAAGCTCATGAACCTCATAGTGAATTATGCGATGGTTTTGTTAGGGTCATCTATTTCGGTAGGCTACAGTCGTTCAAAAGTCAACCGGATAAAAAAACATGTACCTTCAATCTTTATGAAGTAATGTATGGCTTCCCCTTGGTCATGGCCTTCCACGACAAACTGTTCTATACTGATATCCAAAGTTTCATCTTGAGATCTGTGTTCTTTGTGTTGCTCTTTCTGAAACTTGCGGCCTGCACACTGCTCAAGGCACAAGCAAGCAGAGAAACAACACAAACATCAATATATGCTACACGATAGTCTAGTTGGGAGATGAAAACTAACTATCACATCAGAGTGGAGATGCTTGTTCATCAGTATATTCTCGCATGGCCAATGCATAGCCTCATGGTGATGCTCATGTGCCATGTAGGATCAGATGTCAGGAAAAGTAGGTTCAgatagggaagcgggatcctctgCAAGAGGTAGGTGCTTGGGGAGAAAAAATGTGGTCCGATATAAAAAACTAAAAAGTTGAAGTGAAGAAAGAGAAGCATATGTATTGaaggttctgttttctatttcttgaTGAAGCATATGTATTGAAGGTTCTGTTTTCTACATCAATATATGCCTCATGTTCTTGAGCATAATGTTTTCTATTGCTTGCGTTGGGGAGAAAAAACAATGTAGTTGTCTCAAGCTACTTTTTCTCATGGGGCATCTGTATCCATATgttaccattgtacatgccctaacatgGTGCTGCATCTCAAAAGGATAAGGAAAAGAGAACAGTGATGAGCAATGACAAATACGGCTCTTCAAATCACATAAACCATGTGAGCGTAAGGTAGAGCAGAGCTTACACGGAAAATGAAATAAGGTGaaacattatgctcaatcatttttCTGATCTTCACCCCAATGAGATACAGCCTGTGTACAAGTCAATTTTGTAAAAACAAAATTGTGAAGTTGAAGAAAGAAGCTCACGCATACTGAACTGCAAAACAACATGGTGGAAGGGTAGCATACTGCTTTGGAACTTGGCTCCTCCATGATTTTAGGCCACATTATATATTTCTTCCTCCCATCCCGTCAAAAAAGTTTGATCTTCTATGAATGGGTAGCTGTGTTTGTTAAGAGAGTTGTTTATCAGTTTGAAAAGCCATAGTTATAGAAATTCTTTTGAcacaggcaaagtagcgtaaatagtTAAAAATATGAACAGATACTCGTAATTTAGTAACCATGACAACAAGGATGAAGCATGCACCTCTACAGATCAATTGCATATTCAGTACTATTACTCACGATTAATATCATGCCATTTGGAACTTGCAAACACTTGTAAAACAAAGAAGAACGAAATCATGGTGTTGAACCTGCATACCTTGCCAAAAACCAACCGATCGTGCTTAACAATGATTTTAGGAAAGCAACAACAAATGGACTTTGTTGTTTTGATTCGTCTGATTCTCGGGGCAAGGTGCTTAAGGATGCTTCATTTGTTGTTAGCTCCATATTTTAAATTTTTTGTGATGAGTGGTGAAGTCAAAAGGTAAAATAATAAAATGAAATGTTTTTTCCTATATAATACTCTTGTGCTACAAACATAAGACATTGTTATGTCTACCGACTTACTAAATATGTCGTTTTGTATGATAAAGAGTTAGCTATGTTGAATCAAAAgaattcaaagttgtagtttgagcTATCCTTTCTAAATATGCATTTATGGGGTTTGGCAGGTCCATATTGCGCAACGGGGCGCAGTCCGACCACTAATTGACATCCTACGATCAGCTGACTTCCAACTCAGGGCGATGTCAGCCTTTGCCCATGGGAGGCTTCCACAGGCCGGTTTTTCGGAAATTCCGGTCAACCCCGAAAAATAAGATATCGTCCCAGAAAATCAAATTGTTTTGAATTTAAGTAAGTGATCGAGGTCAAATAGAAAATGTATGAGAACTTGCTTAGTGGCCTGGTGGTAGGAAGCACATGCTAGAAAGAGAGAGTTGTGGGATTGATCCGTGTTTCACGAGAATTACATTTTTTTTAAGCCTAGTTCAAAGGAAATATGAAAAAGAAAGCGTTGTAGTGTTGCACTCGGCGAGAATCGAACCTGCGCCCTTCTGCTTCAGAAGATGTGTGTTGTCAACCGTACTAGGAAAAAGTTAGCGCATATGCAGAGTTAAATTTAAAAATTGAAATCAATTTTTGTTTGAAAAATTCGGatgaaaaaaaatgaaattctGAGATTTTTCGGAAACCGGTCTTTCTGCCCCGAGCCGAGAAAAAGTCTGTAAAGAAAAAAAAAACTTGTCTGTCGTGGGTGCATGTCTGATCCGGGCAACGACTTCAATCTTTACatctttattattttattttacattttattttttatttacatTATTACATACTAACAAAGCACACATTGCTTTCGTCGGGCTCACTGTCGCGTCCTTTTTGCAAAAAGCCTCCTATGGCATTAAATAATTAATCCGCATTCCAGTAAATGAGTGAAAAATAAAACGTTTGTCCGTTTTGGATCGGATCTTTGTACGAGACCTAATCCAACACGAAGCCATGGGCGCCCCTATGATTTCCTCCTCACCAATACCCATGATTTCCTCCTCCCATCGCACCATGAGACAAGAACCCAACCGAATAAAATAACGCATCCTCGAGCcgtttgctgaaggaaatatgccctagaggcaataataaagttgttatttatatttccttatatcatgataaatgtttattattcatgttagaaatgtattaaccggaaacttagtacatgtgtgaatacgtagacaaaatagagtgtgcctagtatgcctctacttgactagctcgttaatcaaagatggttaagtttcctagtcatagacatgtgttgtcatttgatgaacgagatcacatcattagagaatgatgtgattgacaagacacatccgttagcttagcactatgaccgtttagtttattactattgctttcttcatgacttatacatgttcctatgactatgagattatgcaactcccaaataccggggaacacttagtgtgctatcacacgtcacaatgtaaccgggtgattataaagatgatctacaggtgtcttcgatggtgtttattgagttggcatagatcgagattgggatttgtcactccgtgtttcagagaggtatctctgggccctctcggtaatgcacatcactacgagccttctcatagtgatgtgcattaccgagagggccaatatgttgcattatgggatgttgcattatggagtgttgttatgcggtttgttgGGATTTGAGACAAACACCACTGGAGAGGGACAATatgttgcattatgggatgttgcattacggagtgTTGCTattgtgatttgtcactccgtgtggcatagaccgagattgggatttgaccgataaagatcttcgtagaatatgtaggagccaatatgagcatccaggtttcgctattggttattgaccggagatgtgtctcggtcatgtctacatagttctcgaccccgtagggtccgcacacttaacgttcgatgatgatttgtattatgagttatgagaTTAGATGTaccgaaatttgttcggagtcccagatgagatcacagacatgacgaggagtctcaaaatggtcgagacatgaagaatgatatattggacgatgttattcggacaccggatgagttccgaagGGTACCGGATGACTATCGGAGTGCCAGGGGGTTATTGGAACCCCGAGGGAACCAATGGCTTtcatgggccttaggggagagatagGAAGGGCCACAAGGGCAGGCCCCCCCCCCAtgggctagtccgaattggactagggagggggcggcacccccctctttccttctccttctctccctctccttcctcccccctaaAATTGCGAGCGGGGGACGCATCCTCAAGGCCATCAACGGTCGACCTGGGGCTCACCGCCGCCGATCTCGAGAAGAGAGACGCCAACGCCAGATGCGAGGTACAACCATTGCCGCCGCTTGAGCCCAATGGTGGTTCCCAACTTTGCCCGTGGTGTTGTACCTACTATTGGAAGACTGGCACGACCGACACTGGGCCACGCTCGTCAGGAGGCCAACGCCATCGCGCGAGTCTCTTAGGAGACACGGCGCCCACGCGTGCATGCACGCCCACGCCTCCATGCACGACGTGATCCCTTCCGGCTCTCCCGTTTCTGTTGTAACTGATCTATCGATGTGTAAAACCTGTGTATTTAAGTGTACTCTGTATCAATGAATGAATATAGACAGATTTCACTCGTCTAACTTGGTATCAGAGGTCGTTCGTTCCTCCCTCCGCTTCCGCCATGAGCTTCCGGCGCCCGCTCCGCCGCACCCGCTCCTTCGGGGACGCCGACGCACCCTTCATCCTCCCTCCCGTCGCCCCCGGCCCCGAGCCCGCCGCACCGGCTGCTGACGCCGCCCCCGTGCCGCCTCCTGCAGTCGCGCCGGTGCCCGTCTCCCCCAACGCGCGCCTCCTTCGTCGCGCTGGCGCCGCACCTGCGGTGCCCCCTCTCCGCACCGTCCGCCCTCACGCCGGCGCCCTGGCGCTCGCGCCCCCGCCAGCCCAGGTTCCCATGATCCCTGCCCCATCCATGCATCACGTTAACATCGCCTCTTTCATCCCATTCAAGCTTAGCCTCGACGCCAACAATTATTCGAAGTGGCGCCACCTGTTCTGGTTCGTCCTCTGCAAGTATCACGTCGAGGAGCACATTCTCGAGGACGCCGATCCGCTCCATGAGGACGCGGTTTGGCGCAATGATGACATCACGATCGCTCTTTGGATATATGTGACTATATCCGATGAGCTCTACGACGTAATCCAATCCCCCGAGAGCACGGCGTTCCATCTCTGGCAACAGCTGGAGGTCTTCTTCCGCGACAACGCCGCGGCCGCGCCGTCCACATCGGCGCCGAGTTCCGGGCGACGGTCCAAGGCGACATGACGGTGGCGCAGTATTGCCGCCGCCTCCAGCAGCTCGCCAACGCCATGGCCGATGTGGGTGAGCCGGTCACCGACCGGTCGCTCACACTCCAGCTCGTCCGTGGCTTGAGCAGGCGCTTCCACGTCATGGCCACCTTGTTGCCGATGCAGCAGCCGTTCCCGACGTTCGTCCAGGCTCGGTCGCGCCTCCTCTTGGAGGAAATCGGCATCGCTGAGCACGAGCGCGCCGAGGGGGCGTCCGCCCTCACCATCGGCCACGGGGGTGGCTCCTCGTCTGGCGGCTCCTCCTCCACGGATCGCCGCTCGCCACCGTCGCCTCAGGACAAGGGGAAgagccccgccgccggcagcccctCCGGAGACCGTCAGCGCGGCGGGCGCGGGCGTGGCCGCGGCCGCGGTCGCGGCGCTCCCGGCGCCTCCTCGAGCTCCAACACGGGGCGCGGCGCTAGCGGGCAGCCCCAGCCCTGGATGGGGTACTTCGCACCGTGGGGCTCGCCCGCTCCGACCCCGCAGCAGTGGCGTTCGCCGTGGGTGCCGCCCAACTCGGCGGGTGTTCTCGGGCCACGCCCGGGGGCCCAGCACCAGGCCTACCCCGTCGCCGCCGGGCCTCCCCCTGCCGCGCCCTGGGATCCGCAGGCTATGACGCACGCCTTCGCCAACCTCCAGATGCAGCCGCCGCCGACCAGCAACGAGTGGTACATGGATACGGGTGCAACTTCCCACGTCGCCAGCTCCTCCGGTAACCTCACCAAGCCTTCCTCTTCTCCGTATTATCCCTCTAGTATTACTGTTGGTAATGGTTCGTCCATCCCTGTAGTTGCTGCCGGTTCcacctccctccctcctttccaaTTAAACCACATCctcatctctccaactattgttaaaAACCTTATATCTGTGCGTCGATTTACTCGTGATAATTGGTGTATTGTCTCTTTTGACCCCTTTGGCTTCTCTGTGAAGGACATGGCAACGGGGAAACTCATCATGAGGTCCAGTAGCTCCGGAGATCTTTACCCTTTCTTGCACAATAATGGCGGCTCCATGGCACTCTCCGTTTCGAGCTCCGGCGAACTATGGCACTTGCGGCTGGGCCATCCTATCCATGTTTCCCTTTCTGCTTTAATGAACAACTTTTTAGATTCATGTAATAAATCACAAGGTTCTTCGGTGTGTGAATCTTGTAAAATAGGCAAACAACCTCGACTACCGTTTCCTCATTCCACTTCGTTTACTACAGAACCTTTTCAACTTATTCATTGCGACTTGTGGACCTCACCTGTTTGTAGTTTTTCCAGCTATCAATATTATCTTTTTGTGCTTGATGACTTTACTCACTACTCTTGGGTGTTTCCCTTACGCCACAAATCCGACACCGCTGCCACGCTCTTACGTTTCTTCTCCTACGTTAACACTCAA
This window encodes:
- the LOC119294336 gene encoding uncharacterized protein LOC119294336 yields the protein MSTEPPPPSGAAPAAKPPSIPSTTLATTALATAGDGTTTTISSLGQDQLLDIFLRLPNLPALVRAALTCRPWLGAVRSSPSFRRLFRAIHPAPLLGIFLKVDDDTAPSFAPLRRSDPVVTAALRRGDFFLTSLPLDDAWTVTDCRDGYILLWNTLWAVAVVNPMTWAVDVISFPDDVADGSLRDFAFLGFHLLTSEENPRSFRVVCLCADVSRVRAAVFSSDTRGWAVHPWAEIGGDNSLKYGAGTLVDGSVYWPFYGEGRIIRINTATMDVSSLDLPSHTTIDYWQDDFILGDTKDGKLCIAHASDDFRLHVWIRSVGSDGIGIWARQNIVSCSAEIERVTRGLEGQVRVVQVRSGCVYFSMTRMTLAGTQRTWFFYLSLETMEIELLIHGTFDDCAFPYHMAWPPCLIGDDGSTGHEVEASR